The genomic region GTCGTGTCGGGGTCGTTAAGCCCGTCCAATCTGGGGTTGAGGATGGCGAACAATCCGATGTTGAAACCGTTGCTCGTCTCAGTGGCATAGCACCTGAAGATACCTATGAGCGGGTCCGTCTCCCCGAACCATTGGCGCCAACCCAAGCAGCTAGCCGTGCTGGTGTGGCGTTACCACCCATGCGTGAGCATGCAGCATTCATCGCTGGGCTTGTACCCACCTATGATGTCATTCTTGTTGAAGGCGCAGGGGGGATCAGTGTGCCATTAGATGCTGAGGACCACACACTGATTGATTTAGCCCACGACTTGCAGGCACTGGACCTTGATCCTCATGCCGTCATCGTTAACCGTGCAGGTCTAGGCACCTTGAACCACACGCGCCTGACGGTTTGGATGCTTCAAACAAATGCAGTACCCCTATTGGGAACCGTTGTGGGTGCTGCACCGAATCCGGACGATGTGGCCGGCCAATTAAATATTGATGAAATGAAGACCTTTGCCAATTCACCACTGCTAACGGTATTGCCAGACCATTTGGGTGATATGGACCATAACCGCTTCACTGCCACCCTCACAGCCCACTGGCAAGCCCACCCGATCAGCCTCGGATAGCGCAATGAATCTAGATGCGTGGGCGTATGAACAACTGCTTGGATTGCGACAAGCAGGTACCCAGCGTCAGTACACCCCCGTCACGATTGACGGCCCTTGGGCAACGGTGGATGAAGAGCGTCGCCTTAACTTTGCATCGAACGACTACCTCGGGATCGCATCAGATCCCATTATCCGACAGCATTTTCACTCTGAGGCGCACTTTAGTGCCTCCTCAGCACGGTTACAGACTGGCACCCACCCAGAACATCTTGCCCTTGAACACCAAGCAAGTTTGTGGTGGGGGAGACCAGTCCTCTCAATGGGAAGCGGATGGCATGCCAATGTTGGGGTGTTATCGACCTTGGCTAACCGAGATACCACCGTGTATACCGACCGACTCGTCCACGCCAGCATCTTGGATGGTATCCGCCTTTCAGGCGCCCACCTTCGCCGGTACCGCCATAATGACCTAGATCATCTAGCAGAACTCTTGGCTACCCATAGCCCTAATGACCGGGTCATGGTGGTGACTGAATCCATCTTCTCAATGGATGGTGATGAGGTGGATTTAGCGAAATGGGTGGAGATTACCAAGATTTATCCTCACGTAATTACTGTTGTTGATGAAGCGCACGCCGTTGGGGTCACCGGACCGCGGGGGAGAGGGGTAGCTGCGCGTGAGGGGGTGAGCAATCACATTGATGTGCTCATTGCGCCACTGGGGAAAGCGATGGCATCTGTTGGAAGCTTTGTTGGTTGCTCTGAGCCAGTGAAAGATCTTCTCATTTCAACAACCCGTTCTTTTCTCTTCTCGACGGCACTCCCACCGATTCAAGCCGCTTGGACAGGCTATGCCCTTGATATTGTGAGTCGAGCCGATGACCGTCGAGGTGCATTGACGGAAA from Stomatohabitans albus harbors:
- a CDS encoding 8-amino-7-oxononanoate synthase, which codes for MNLDAWAYEQLLGLRQAGTQRQYTPVTIDGPWATVDEERRLNFASNDYLGIASDPIIRQHFHSEAHFSASSARLQTGTHPEHLALEHQASLWWGRPVLSMGSGWHANVGVLSTLANRDTTVYTDRLVHASILDGIRLSGAHLRRYRHNDLDHLAELLATHSPNDRVMVVTESIFSMDGDEVDLAKWVEITKIYPHVITVVDEAHAVGVTGPRGRGVAAREGVSNHIDVLIAPLGKAMASVGSFVGCSEPVKDLLISTTRSFLFSTALPPIQAAWTGYALDIVSRADDRRGALTENQHLLANGIQSVTGQDTSRCTHIIPILVGENTKAKHLASRLQALGWQVMAIVPPTVPERTSRVRLSVRADMPTAAIHEFLNDLRELWTDQTLT
- the bioD gene encoding dethiobiotin synthase, yielding MSQVLLITGTDTGVGKTIATAALAVHFSQQGRRVGVVKPVQSGVEDGEQSDVETVARLSGIAPEDTYERVRLPEPLAPTQAASRAGVALPPMREHAAFIAGLVPTYDVILVEGAGGISVPLDAEDHTLIDLAHDLQALDLDPHAVIVNRAGLGTLNHTRLTVWMLQTNAVPLLGTVVGAAPNPDDVAGQLNIDEMKTFANSPLLTVLPDHLGDMDHNRFTATLTAHWQAHPISLG